The genomic DNA AGACTGAGGCCCATTTGGGGCATGCGGGCACCAATATGCTGCAGGTGGCCAGCGTGCCCATCATTAGTGAGTAGCCACATCTGTTCAGAATTCCTGTCTGCTGTCATCCTCTGCCATTCCGCAGCCACCTTCGACTGCATTCGCTGGCACGAGAGCAAGCAAATAAGTGTGGAAATCAAGGCGGAAATGTTCTGTGCCGGACACTCGGATGGCCACATGGATGCGTGTCTGGGTGAGTGAGTGGCAAGCAGAACAAGTCGGTTATTCAAGTTCCCCTATGCTTTACAGGCGATTCCGGAGGCCCGCTGGTGGTCAAGGATCGCGGACGCTTTGTACTCGTCGGCATCACCAGCGCCGGTTTCGGTTGTGGCGTCGATCACCAGCCAGGTACGTCATTCGGCATTAACTAATGTCATGATTGGAAAACTAATTACTGAATCTGATTTAGGCATTTATCACAATGTTCAGAAGACAGTGAGGTGGATACAGGAAGTGGTGACGCGCAACGAATTGTAGCGATTGCCATGGACAACCTGGAACTATCCCGCGAATCTGTGGCATGACACAAATCTCATTAGTTTATGGGTAGAAGCATTAGGCAATGGATATGTGCAATCCAAACCACATAAGCGACACATTTAATcgtatttattaaatatttaatatttatactaTTTAATGGGAATTCAATTAGCTAATTGCCAATGGGTAAGATCCTGTTTTCAGATAATACTTGGAGACAGAATGTAAAATAACTCGTTTTCTGCAGAGACTctggcttgctggctgctatgTGACTAAACTCTAAACTCGCTGCCAAAAGGTGGCTGCTATTTGCTTGGCTTCATTCAACGAACAAAACTTGCTGCTGTGTCACTACCAAAACCTACTGATAGACCGATTAAGCACTACTCTGTTATAGTGAACggaaacccaaaaagaaatacaatcTATCTCGTCAACAATTGTTATACACGTGACTAAAGGTCTTTgagtatgtatatatttagctttttgatataaatatttcattgtttggTTCCATAACAATACTCGGGCAAAACATTTGGTGTGGAGTAACATTTTTGAGAGAGTTTTTCCATACACTACGATAAATTGTTGTATAAATAGTTTAACATTTAATATATAGGCTGGGCGTAGATGAACCAACAATTTACGATAACATGCGAATGGATCCATTAATAGACGGTGCTGTGTAGACCGATGCGAGCAGCTGCAATGTAGAATCAACTGTTAGCGGATGTGTATCCTGATTAATCTGATTTTTCGATGAAATGATTTGCATTCAAGAGACAAATTCGACAGACTCAACAAAAGTTGTGTAGTAGGAAGCGAATCAtagatgtatgtaaataaattatgtatttataatgAATACTTTCGTATGCTATGCGTGCGCTGTCATGGACCACTCTGAAGTTGACTCGTCGACCAGCAGAGATGACAAAAacggatacaaatgtatttaaaactTAGGCCATAGCTTGTTGCGTTTGTAAACTAAAAAACAATCATTGAGATAGATTCGAAGGATAGAAGAATAGATGGTGCTTTAGCAGGTTACACTGGGCAATGAAAAATCAAACGGGGATGGACATCTTCATCATTGTGAGCGCGTCTAGGCAACGGCATCGGTGGCGCATTCCTCCTCGACGGTGATGTACATACCCTCCTCCTCGTAGGCAGAGTCGTGCTTGGCAAGAATTCTCAGGAGCGGACGCAGACGCAGCCACCATTGCTTCTTTGGGATGCGTTGACTGGAGCAGAGAAGTGATGCATTAAAATAGGCTCAACAACTGATGCTGGTGGAATACTCACTCGAAGTTTGTCTCGCCAATGAGATCGACCAGGGGAGTGAAGCGGTACTGGCGCGACACAATGCCCAGCAAGGTGGCGGTGTCGGGAGCCTTGCAGGTGACCTCGCCGTTGGCGTTGATATTCGCCTTGATCTGGTCGGCCAACCAGTCCACGCACTTGGCCGCCATCTTGGTGCCCATGTTGCGGTCGAAGGGTGTGGGCGATCCTCCCTGCTGCATGTGTCCGAGGATGTTCATACGGCAGGTGAAGAGACCCTTGCCCTCCTCCGAGTAGAGGCGATAGATGAAGTCTGTGCTGTAGTTCTCGCAAGCCTTCTCATTGCGCAGAATCAGACCGCGGGAGACGCCCTCGGCCATTTTGCTGGCCATGTGGTAGACATCCTGCTGCAGGTCCTTGATAGAGAACTTCTCCTCGTAAATGTACGCGGCATCCGCACCACCGGCCAGACCCGCGAGCGTGGCCAAATAGCCGCAATATCCACCCATTGTCTCGATAACGAACACACGCCGTTTAGTGCCCTGGGCCGACTGACGGATACGGTCGCAGATCTCCGTTATCTCATTCAGGCCCGTGTCGCAGCCGAGCGAGAACTCCGTGCCGGGCACATTGTTGGAAATCGTCGAGGGTATGACCACGATCGGGATGCAGAACTGTGGATAGTTATCGCGCTGATCGGCAATCTGTCCGGCGGCATGGTAACTCTCGAATCCACCGATGATGAGGAGACCCTGGATCTTGAACTCCTTCAAACGGGCTGCGATCTCTTTGAACTTTCCCTCGGGCAGGGTGCGCTTGGTGCCCAGATATGCGCCGCCCTGGCCCACCCATCCACTCACATCCGACCTGGAGGGGAATATGATTCCATTAATTATGCACTTCGCTCGATTCTGTATCACAGCCGGACTCACCATCCCAATTCGCGCACATTGCCAGCAATGAGACCCTCGACACCGTCGTGGATGCCATAGACAACGTCGCCACGATAGATGGCATTGCGCACGAAACTGCGCACGGCCGCATTCATGCCGCAAGATGGGGCACCAATGTGCATGACCGCTAGCCTGTAGCCCTCGATGCCCTTGCCATCGGCATCGAAGCACTCCTTGGGCGGCTTCAAGCGGGTCAACATCTTGTATGTCTCCAGATTGCGTTCGAAGGAGCGACCACGCAACTTGACGGCATCCGCCCAGCGTCTCTCCTTCATGGCCAGGGCCACTGCCTGAGTGCGCTCCACGCACTCCATCAGCGGCACACGCACAGCCTGATTGCCATCCAAAGAGATGACCACAGGCACCGAATCCTTGGTAGCCTCCATCAGAGCCATAGTCGCTTCGGCGCCCATGCGGCATGCCTAAAAAGAAATCGCATTAGGGAATTCTTAAGAAGGGAGCACAGCCGCTCATGCAGATACGAACCAAAATACGATCGAAGGCGCTGGGATTGCCACCGCGCTGCACGTGACCCAGGACAGTGATGCGGGCATCGTGCTTCAAGCGTTCATCGATAACCTTCTTCACATCCTCAGCGGTAATGGGATTACCCTCACGGTCCATGGCGCCCTCAGCCACAATGACAATGTTCAGACGCTGGCCAGCCGATCGTTCCTGTTGAGGGATCATAATAAACAACTATCAGTATTTTCCTCATTATAAATAGAGGCGGGTTGGTCGCCtaatgcatgtacatacatacatacatacattaatatGTAATTGATGTGCGGTTTATGTATAACACAATTTGTGGCATCAAGCAAATGAAGTGAGGCTTTGACTACTGTCTTGATGGCTTGAATTTAATCAAAAGAtgttgcacacacatatatagatgtatttttgtataaaaagCACAAGCATAAGCCAACAAAACCAGTGTAAAGTAGATGAAGGCCAAAAAGAAACGACGCGACGGTTTAAAGATCAATGTGAGGATGAGTGTTAGTTAAACTGGGAATGTTAATAGAAACACACAATGAAAACATGGAAATAATACAGTAGAGACCCAAGAACCcaatacaattaaataactgAAGCTGTTGCTTCACCGCGAGAGTTTAGAACCACATTAAATTTCAGAACGAAGCGTTAGAGAATGTTGGGAGATTCCAACTTAAGACAGCTTTAGAGTGAACGCTTAACAAACGAATGAAGGTAGTAGGAGGAGGGCAATCAGCCTGACCTGATGGAGTTTGATACAGAGATCGTCCTGCCACGTGACTTCCGCTGGCTCTTCGGGTATAAACATAAAATCAGCCTCTGTGGCTATAGCCGCGGATATGGCTAGgtaactaaaaacaaaaggattaaacacaaacagaaagaaaaaagaaaaatgttgacAAACGTTGTGAATCGATGAGAGGGTGTTGGGGATAGCTTAAGATTATTTACAACATGATATAGGGGATACGGGATAGGGATACAGGGATACAGAAAACGCATACGTTAATTGTGCATAAATCAGAATCAACCAATGGATCGGATCATACTAAGTTGATGGAAATAATCGTGTGCAGGAGTTAGCGTAAAATAAGATAAAGCTCTTGTATGGCATGTGTCGAACTCCTTCGTCCATGTGTCTATAGAACTCATGTACTACTACTATGCATTATTGGCTGGAGATCAAAGAAAGctagtggaaaatattttagttcAACATCTTGCCTGGGCCAATTGGGTGCACAGCCTATCTGGCCAATCGACTTTCGGTGGCATTTCCGGAATGAATATGAAATCAGCTTCACTAGACAATCCGGCAACAAGTGCTAAATAActgcaaatatatatatataatttagaATACTTATTAATCATAAAAGGGAGGGGAGTTGGACTGGATAGGGTATCCACAAAAAGATCGATTGATACGAGCAACTCGAGAGGCATTCAATGATGacagaaatgtgcaaaatgaatgaaacaTTCAACAGATCTCTGTTCTGGCTTGCCTGTTCCAACTTAAGCACTAGTTTAGCTGGCCAATCGTGGGGCGGAGGATATTCAGGGAGAAAGACATAGTCTGCCTCGGATATAATGCCAGCCACAACTGGTAAATAGCTAGAGGTATTCAAGGATTGACATTAGGAGAGAAGTATCATCACGTTGTCCCACTTAATCACCGCCCCTATGTCTGTCAGAGCACCCGAAGAACCACCCTCTCTTACCCGCAATGACGACCCATAACCTCCATGATGAAGGTACGTTGATGTGAGTAGGCCGTGCTCGAGATGGCGTCAATAGCCTCGATGATGCGATGCAGGGCAGAGTCCGTACCAATGGTCATGTCCGTGCCACAGAAATCGTTGTCAATAGAGCCCACCTGAAAGCACACGAAATAAGCATTAGCAAGGTCATTCGAATGCAGTGTTCCATATTTCCATACCAATCCCACAATGTGCAACACACTGTTCTTTTCCTGTTGGGCGGCAGTAATGGTGCCATTCTTCACCAGCTCATCCAACAGGCTGGACCACTCCTGACGGAACAGGTTGGCTCCGGTGAGGGAACCATCGCCGCCAATCACCACCAGGTTGGTGATGCCCTTCTGCACCAGGTTATTGGCGGCCTTGAGGCGACCAGCGCGTTCGCGGAAGTCCGCACAGCGGGCGGAGCCAATAATGGTGCCGCCGCGATGGATGATGGAAGACACCGAGGCCCAGTTGGCCTCCTGAATGTTGTCACCGCCGTCTACCATGCCCTGGTAGCCCTCGCGGATGAAGTAGGCCTGTGGATGGAAAGGTAAATGTTAGTTTTAGTTGTGCCAAAATTAAGAGAGACTGTTATGAGAGAGTGTCCCCAGGCAATCAGACCAtcaatttcactttcattgacccaaaaagaatacaaattgGCCATCAAAATTTATTctaatcaatttcaattacgcacaattggaaatatatttgcatattttaggGAGGACCAGCGAAAACTTCAAATTCAAACGAACCAATTAGTTGGATCGAAGATGTTAAATGTTAAAGCTTTGGGAAAGAGTAACCGAAAAttagaacaacaaaaaccgaaacagaaattAGCCGAAGAAATCGCATGTGAAATGCCCAAAATAAACTCAATGTCAATGcgcacagacacatacaccACAAGTGTGTTACATACACTCGGCTGCTTCTGTGTGGTGTGTCGCTCTCTATTGCTGGCTATGCTTAAGAATTTCTTCGTTGGCCTGATAAGTATTATCTAACTATTAATCCATTTGCCTAAGTTCAATGCCTGCGATAAGAATGGTTTACATTTATAATTCGCGGAACTTAACGTAAATTACAGATCTAGATTGTGGAGATGGGACGGGTGTAAGAGCTGGTAGTAAAAGTACTTGACAGAGGTCACCACTCACCTTGCATCCCAAGTAGATGGCCATACGCACGCAGGCACGCACTGCGGCGTTCATGCCCTGGGAGTCGCCACCGCTGGTGAAGACGGCCAGGCCCTTGTCCTTCTGCGAGCCGCGCGCCAGAAAGCGTTGATTAATTTCAGAGTTCATGGCgagtttcttttttatttgatcAACTTTTAATTTCGGATATTAACGTCTTTCTTTGCTACCGGTAAGCCCgtacacgcgcacacacacactggcccCGAAACAGTCACTGGGGGGTGGGGAGATTCTGGAGATTGAAGCGACCAACTGTTATGTTATAGACACCCTCGAAAGTCCTTTTCGCCAATAGCGGAGAAAGGCAGTATGCTGACTGTCACTGGAGTGCTGTATTAAGTCAGCCCGATATCCAAACAGTTATTAATACTATTTGattcgttccgttccgtggCTCTGTGTCAGCGAAGCGTTTTTCAGTTACTACCAGCGGTATTTGGCGTACAACTGAGAGGTTTCGTTTTGACGTTTCAAGGTGACCTTTGGGCCAGACGCATACACAACACTCACTGCaaacggacacacacactagcaAGCTATCGTACAGCCCAAATGCTTTCGCTGTAAGCGCGACTGATATGCGTACTGATGCAATGCTTGCGTGGGATGGTTAAACTGCTTGGATTTACACGGCACTGACTCAGAGATAAGGTTTATCTCTGCAGATGCTAGGGCGATCACCTTAATGGTTTTTCTCGTGAATTAATGAACGGAAAAGAACGATTAAGCACTCTGGACTCGTTTTGTTTACGTTCAACCCGCAtacaattgtgtgtgtgactgaAACAGCTGTTGCTACTCAGCTGCTCGGAGCTTTCTCAGAGCTTTCTCTTCTAGTGATGGTCGACGGGTGCCAGCGGTGTGTGCAGGCGGCTATCGAGTTTTCTTATTGACTTGTTTTCAAATCGTAACGGAACTTAAAAGTTGAAATGAATAATTACACTTACATAGAGGTTGCGGTTTATGCGACCGTATTTATAAACTTCCTTGCAATATTGCAGGTGTAACAATCGTGATTCTCGTTTCTCGAATACATTTTCTAACATCGTTGCCTTTCCGAGAATGCTGTTGTTCATTCTGACATCGCTTAAGGTCTGCGGAATAATACCCAATATATCCATACTCGATTCAGGAGGAATATGTTTCTTCCCGGGAAGTTTAGTTAGATCTAGGGCAGGTGTGTGCGGAAGTTCCGTTTCAATGGTGGCACTTGAATCCTTGTGTTGGTCGTCCAAACCTCTGCCATATCTCAGGATCGAAACCACTTGAGATGGGTTTTGGCAAAAATAACGATAATACAGTTCTACATTGTGTTCCCGCAGGGCTAACAAAAACTCGTACTTCGTCTCCGAACATATCGTCTTGTCCAAATAGATTTTGATTTCAGACAATTCCTTGTGGATACCATCGCCGTGGTCCTTACTACAGCCATGTATCCATCGATGTTGGAATGTTGCCGGGGTTAACTAAAATGTATCCAATATCATCATCTTATTATAAATGTTAGGAGAATGTACATGAATATATACAACTCACCTTATACCTTTGCTGAAATCCTTGGCCCATCCGATTCTGGGCAATCGGCGGGGATAGTTGTACGTAGTAGGGCCGAGACTTTGGTATCCGATTTGATTGAAACTTAATTGATTTGGATTCGTaatttttttggaatttaGCTAATACtcgaaatttgtttaaatgcaTGCCCATTCAGCTAACGATTATAATTGTCCACAAGCATACATCTATGTTTGTCCATAGACAATGCTTAGAAAATGgcgcattttattttttgaatttgttgttgaattttcgATCTTGCTTGACACTTTATGTAAAAGAGCACTAGGTccgaaattaatttctacaTACATCCCAcattaaaacacaaaaaaagactCGATTTAGCTggtttttttatgatttatttaatttttttgtttttttgttggtaatTAAGAAACTGTAATTTCAATAAACTTAAATTTTCCACTCATACATCAATCTTTGCCTCTattatatgcatacaatttacGTCTACACCCGGGTTTCCGTCTGGTTGTCGTCATTTACTCTCTTTTACTCTGTTTTGTCGTTTGTTTCATTTATGTTGTATGTATTGCAGTTTCATTATATTATTATGTTCTTGTATTCGACTTATTAGCGTTGCggcaaaaaagtgtgtttggtttttatcatttatttaaatatatatttttttatgccTCACATTCATAATATAGCGATAAATTCAATTgcgaaaatatacatttacttatatcatacacacatttatatgcagttgcacatatgtatgtatatggaaatatatacatacacgcAAGTATATAATGCTCAGTATGTTTAccgttcttgttgttttggACAAtaagatatatatatgtattatatatAGTTTattgcatatatatttttgcttttttatttttggtttgttaaTACACATGCAAAGTTTTAtaatggaaattaaaacaaatttgaatagttttcgtttacaatatttatgtattttgatttgtatttggattttatttcattttattcaaatatttccattgtTATGTGTAGCCTGCGTTCGCCAAAAGTTTAAAAAGTAATCTGTCGAAGGCTTGGAAGTCGAGAATTGTAAGTAAACTGACTAAAACGGAAAATTGCGAAAGAAATCTTTGATATTAGGAACAATTGATGGCTGTTTTCTTACAAGGAAAAGTTAATTTAGATTGGGAGATTCCCGTAGAAGCCATAAAAATAGTATAAACCTTGTGCAACCATTGCGCACAATAAAACTCGTGCCTAAAGCCTTGTTGCACAGTGTGAAAATGATAATGACTTCCTTCACTTTCTAGTTTTTTAGGTGGCCGAATCAAGTTCGCAAGATTTCTCGATAGACAGTTGGttatatttgtgtatgtattaTATGAGTTTCACAATTATAGTATAATACCAAGAGAAGACAACAAGGaaatttgtaattgtattttttttaaccTTTTGTTTATATGTAAGACATGTATAAAAAATAGCAATGAACAACTATATTTTATTCTGTATTTCTCTCAATCTCTCACTTTCCTTTAACAGATACGGTTCCCGTTTCGATACGCTCCCCCTGTGGAAAGGGTGGAATCATGCCAAAACCAAGTTCCTCACATGCATTATAAATGCAACCCTGTGTTTgctgtgtctatgtgtgtgttttcttctTTCGGTCTGACTctgtaagtgtgtgtggatggggaAAAAAACTtagcaaatgaaatcaaatttcaaataaaataaacaacaaaaaaagggaaattaggtttttttggttttatttgtttagaaaAAGAATTACAAATAATACATAAGTTTctgttttacttttgtttttctcatttGGTTCGCTTGGTTGTTGATTCTAGTTTCTGCGTGTTCTGCTGCCtgacaaaaattaaataattaatttagcttcttgcaaaaatgtataaaaacagaaaataatcgctttaatttttttttatgtatacaATTaggaatattatttattgggTGTTGTTTTTTGAATGAGGAAATCCACACGAGCAGGGCACTATAGCACAAAACCGAGCATGCGTTTTTCTATTGATGCTGCCTTCTATGTGTGAAATTGTATGCTCAAGCAGTTGCTGTGGATACATTTGATTCGGATTAGTGGGCCTCctacatgcacatacatacagatatgtataggtatacatatataggcAATTAAAACCTTAAAACCTTACATTTCTGTAGAGCTCACTCTATCCTGCCCAGCCCACAATCGGCCTCAAATGAAAAGCATTCTGCatgtaatttgtattaaatgtTGCATATGATTCCTCTTCCTGCCTGTCTCCTTTTGCTGTCTGCCTGGTATTatcgtttcatttcaatttgttgtttgtgtttttttgctttgcgttttgcatttatatttgtttctctttgctgtttctggtttttgttttgttttgttgtattactgaataatatttgcatagtcaaaaaggaaacattttCTTAGTTGTTTGGTTAGTTGTCGCCGCCCTCCTGTGGCTCATCGCCATCGCCTTGGGTGTCGCTGGTCCAGAGAGTCAGGTTATCCCTCAACAGTTGCATGATGAGTGTCGAGTCTTTGTATGAGTCCTCGTTGAGTGTGTCCAACTCGGCTATCGCATCATCGAATGCCTAAATCGGGaacaaaaataattcattattAGACAACGTTCTTAAGCGGGTTTCTTCTTCATTAGAGGAAATGTTTGGCAAGGCAAAATCAAGTTggtaaaacaaaagcattttcaagTTGCGTTAAAATCATCAAACATTCACAATTTCTTGTTGCTTCACTTAATAACTTTACTAAACTAAACTTCAAAGCGGAATATataaaccaaaataataaaaaaattgaCCTTAACttaagaaaggaaaaaaaatcaaaattgttcACCAGCAAAGGCCGCAGGTAAGGAAATCGGCAGTTCGGTTGTTAAATTACAGACACAATTTTATTAAAGCACTTGTCATGCGATTCGGGGAAGAGTGGAGGATATACGCAGCCTTCCAGGACTAAGTCATCATAGGATAACGTTTTTTCAGTTTTGAAGTCTTGGAGTCTGGTCACAACCCTTTTCCATTGTCCTGAAACGCTTTGTTCACGTacgtatgcatatgtacaaatatccTTCAACGTGGCTTGGGATTAAGCCCTTTTAAATTGTGGTTTTAGTAATAGCTGGAAATGCTTCTCTCAGTTTTAGTCACAAAACAACGACAActtaggtgtgtgtgtgtgttggattAGTAGTGGGGAAAATACAATTAGAATCGGAAGCTGGATTAGAGCATACttaagacagagagagatatgcATAAGTTGAACTGAACCTGTTTAGCTAAATGACAAGCCCTCGCTGGTGAATTGATAATTTCGTAATAGAAGACGGAAAAGTTGAGTGCGAGCCCTAATCTGATTGGATGTGTTGGctgcattttggtttttgcaatATCGAACGCCTCCTGATAGGCTTTTTTCGAGTCCTCAACGACGGCTTAACAATTTACAcgattttttaattacaataataaaagaaacaaaatgtaaacaagtTAGGTAAATATTGAAACAGTTGAATAGTTCTTTTCTTATATGGATAGAGATAGGGAAGTAGTagaatgtttttgtttgctttgctcgCTTGCCATACATTTCCAATGAAGTTCATTGATTCATTGTCGTTCAAGTATTAACCTGTTTAGCCAGCTGGCAAGCTTTGTCTGGAGAGTTTAAGATCTCATAATAGAAGACTGAGAAGTTAAGGGCCAGACCCAAACGGATTGGATGTGTTGGCTGCATTTTACCCTTGCTAATGTCAAATGCATCCTGGTAAGCGGTTTGCGAGTCATCAACAACAGCTGTATTTTCAAGAATATTTCGgatttgtttatatatatatcatgTGTATAATGATTTTGTATAGGGGGATATACATAAAGGGGCTCTGATCGATATACTTACTATTGCGTGCATCTCCTGTGGCAACCTCGGCCAAATACCTGTAATAATCGCCCTTCATCTTCAGATAGAACACCTTGCTCTCGGGATTGCTGGCTTTTGGAATAAGATATTTGTCCAGAAGTCCCTGTAAatcaaaaatgtacatttaataataaattgaaGACAGACAATTTATGTACAACCAGACCGCCCagtaaatgtaattttaataagCTATAAAAGCTGCCAAGATTATCATAAGCCCAGGctacaattttccattttaaatttaaaattccatCAAGTGCGAGTTGAGTTTAGGCTTACATAAGAATATCAATCAACCCCAGTGGGGATAAGGGGAAATGCCAAGCACCAAGCCCAAGGAAAACTCAAGTTCAACCCTACCCATTGTCTATTTTTTGATCCAAGTATTTATGGGGGAAATACGGGTATACACGTGTGCACCACCTATTTTACAGGCCAAAGCCACTCTCAGAATGTGTGGGGAAGAGTGGAAAACgttcattttaaaaatagatttattgattgaaacaaatttgatATTTCACAGggtaaagagaaaaaaaaacggctTTCCACGCCaaccaccacaccacagcccCCGTTCCCCACACCatccgaccgaccgaccgaccgaccgcccGACAGCTGAGCTCGTTTGGGGCGCTTCTATGCGGTGGAGCGGCTGACAGGTTCGAGACTTTGGCCTACAGACTTAGCCAATACATTTAGATGAACAGCACACCGTAAATTGTGTGTATCGGCTGAGTGATGGTGAGGATAAAAATAATTAGATGGACCAATTACACCCCATAAAACAAGGACAGAGGCATGACGGGCTGACAGGCTGACGGGACAGGACGGACGGACTTGCGCAGTCCTTCGAGTGTGTGTTACTTACCAAAACTTCATAGCAGATTTCCCgcagctccttctccaccCGCTCTCTGTACTCACGGGCAAGCTGTTGTTTTCTAGCAGATGCTTCAGTTTTCTGCTCAATGGAGGAGATGACGCGCCACGATGACCTGGTTTTCAAAATTAGATGGGAAAGGAAGAAATAGTTAAGTGTCAGCGTAAAATATTACATTGATGCATGTTTAAAGACATTAATCAAGTACGGTTCGAACGACTTACCTGCGAGCACCGACCACATTTTTGTAGGCAACGGAGAGCAGATTTCTTTCCTCATTTGAGAGTTCGACGCCCGTTTCTGTGACGGACTTCATGGCCTGGGCCATGTCATCGTAGCTATGTTAACAAATACGCAAAGTtcagtaaatatttgaatgaaCATTCCATGCTGTTTCGTCATTGCTTACCGTTCTGATTGCTCGGCCAGTTTAGCCTTCTGGACCAGTTCTTCCTTATCGACTGtcgacattttgtttgttgttttttttcaattaCTTCACAAAACTAAGGATGTATGTGGGGTGTGTCTGTCGTTCACACGGTGTATATATATAAGattgtgtatatatatagatcCCAGAGGAAAAATCAGTTAAAGCAACAGGAATACGCCACaaagttgtttttattggCTTTCTGCAAAAAGATTATTCAAGTAAACATCaacaaattcattaaaatttcatactataaacatacaaatagTTTGGGATAAAATAAAGAATTCAGAGAAAGATTGCCTTAATCCAATATTAAATTACAAACTCCTATTGATTGAAAAGATccttaaacattttaatttgatatGGATTGACCAAAGTAATGTTAACATATCGTGCAATCGCGAGGCCGATATAAATGCATGTTATTTCGACTAACATGCCATCTTATACCAAATACACCCTGATTGTGCTCCCACTAACAAGTACAGGGTATGCCACATACATTAGTTTGTTGTCATGCTTCCGCTGAGCGAAAGTGTCAAGTTTGAAACTTTTGATGACTCACAGAAGGCCGATCGCTGATGGAATGGCTAATTTACaaggcaaatacaaatacaggCATTGAAACATGTACGCACGTGCGTCAACCACTTTAAGCTTAGTTTAGACTCTAAACTTTTGAGTCA from Drosophila subobscura isolate 14011-0131.10 chromosome E, UCBerk_Dsub_1.0, whole genome shotgun sequence includes the following:
- the LOC117891670 gene encoding ATP-dependent 6-phosphofructokinase isoform X5, translated to MNSEINQRFLARGSQKDKGLAVFTSGGDSQGMNAAVRACVRMAIYLGCKAYFIREGYQGMVDGGDNIQEANWASVSSIIHRGGTIIGSARCADFRERAGRLKAANNLVQKGITNLVVIGGDGSLTGANLFRQEWSSLLDELVKNGTITAAQQEKNSVLHIVGLVGSIDNDFCGTDMTIGTDSALHRIIEAIDAISSTAYSHQRTFIMEVMGRHCGYLPVVAGIISEADYVFLPEYPPPHDWPAKLVLKLEQERSAGQRLNIVIVAEGAMDREGNPITAEDVKKVIDERLKHDARITVLGHVQRGGNPSAFDRILACRMGAEATMALMEATKDSVPVVISLDGNQAVRVPLMECVERTQAVALAMKERRWADAVKLRGRSFERNLETYKMLTRLKPPKECFDADGKGIEGYRLAVMHIGAPSCGMNAAVRSFVRNAIYRGDVVYGIHDGVEGLIAGNVRELGWSDVSGWVGQGGAYLGTKRTLPEGKFKEIAARLKEFKIQGLLIIGGFESYHAAGQIADQRDNYPQFCIPIVVIPSTISNNVPGTEFSLGCDTGLNEITEICDRIRQSAQGTKRRVFVIETMGGYCGYLATLAGLAGGADAAYIYEEKFSIKDLQQDVYHMASKMAEGVSRGLILRNEKACENYSTDFIYRLYSEEGKGLFTCRMNILGHMQQGGSPTPFDRNMGTKMAAKCVDWLADQIKANINANGEVTCKAPDTATLLGIVSRQYRFTPLVDLIGETNFE
- the LOC117891670 gene encoding ATP-dependent 6-phosphofructokinase isoform X6; the protein is MNSEINQRFLARGSQKDKGLAVFTSGGDSQGMNAAVRACVRMAIYLGCKAYFIREGYQGMVDGGDNIQEANWASVSSIIHRGGTIIGSARCADFRERAGRLKAANNLVQKGITNLVVIGGDGSLTGANLFRQEWSSLLDELVKNGTITAAQQEKNSVLHIVGLVGSIDNDFCGTDMTIGTDSALHRIIEAIDAISSTAYSHQRTFIMEVMGRHCGYLALVAGLSSEADFIFIPEMPPKVDWPDRLCTQLAQERSAGQRLNIVIVAEGAMDREGNPITAEDVKKVIDERLKHDARITVLGHVQRGGNPSAFDRILACRMGAEATMALMEATKDSVPVVISLDGNQAVRVPLMECVERTQAVALAMKERRWADAVKLRGRSFERNLETYKMLTRLKPPKECFDADGKGIEGYRLAVMHIGAPSCGMNAAVRSFVRNAIYRGDVVYGIHDGVEGLIAGNVRELGWSDVSGWVGQGGAYLGTKRTLPEGKFKEIAARLKEFKIQGLLIIGGFESYHAAGQIADQRDNYPQFCIPIVVIPSTISNNVPGTEFSLGCDTGLNEITEICDRIRQSAQGTKRRVFVIETMGGYCGYLATLAGLAGGADAAYIYEEKFSIKDLQQDVYHMASKMAEGVSRGLILRNEKACENYSTDFIYRLYSEEGKGLFTCRMNILGHMQQGGSPTPFDRNMGTKMAAKCVDWLADQIKANINANGEVTCKAPDTATLLGIVSRQYRFTPLVDLIGETNFE